The following proteins are encoded in a genomic region of Chryseobacterium cucumeris:
- a CDS encoding T9SS type A sorting domain-containing protein, whose protein sequence is MKKNLKLLSIHSICLLFSCLLHGQLTTVKIDKNTAYQKIRGFGGFVCSPQFAYNHMSTSEIQTLWGASSEGGYNIMRLYIPENSSNWSSVLATAQLAKSMGLTIFASPWTMPAAWKTNNHVNAVYTDANGVQQIGYLKQENYQDYALYLNSFVTYLQNNGVDLDYISIQNEPDEMAQYQGCIWTPAQITTFIKNYGQLINCKVIAPESVGFTDNFASALLDPAAMANFEVYGGHQYGLMQSAYKQFQNYNKEIWQTEYLINWNSSSTQPARDFSWNTDAFTFASSVNNALLGNINAWIHYSAKRYYGLMGDGTYGTTAGLMTKRGYILSHYAKYTTGKTRIEAKWDDKTGVLQGSSYISQDGNQVVLMVINPSQNTYSLKVDLPFYTTSGTKVLTNTQSNMVSTPITMSTATFRPTADISPFSVMTFVFNKSGDRPASLMTGGDIHYNKIETQTATSTAFGTGFNISNTTVTFSNPSPLISNNMTAANGYLQLNDRYNKLILHVNSYTTAGQSYSDNTTLYYINSQGVTKSYNYGKINFPQGGNFDITLDISRQVLTDGCKGILGLRNSNYSSVLTLNLGDVYFNVGNEIASKFGSTYSASDSYLMDALENGYYTSVDFRNAAGVTSSNNWQPMSANSNSIYYVNSNVSSSANNVISGTACSNLVLSGQGMDFQVPFNFTANTASYSRTFNGYDVLILPFQANIPSGVTAYLMSPNVSNISCTAISNGIIPANTPVIINATGNITFNGTGNVSTPKAITVNQMNGVYQSIKVPANAYVLKTENGVTGFYKVTAGSEPVIGSFKAYLTEENAYSANVLPLNFGSLGVRNILAESKRQEVKIYPNLVKVDLFIDSDLSEATATIFDGRGGVIRAGVKINSGKNQINVGDFPAGIYFIEVAQKNNTVVKQKLIKE, encoded by the coding sequence ATGAAAAAAAATTTAAAACTTCTCAGCATTCATTCTATATGTTTGCTTTTCAGCTGTCTGTTGCATGGGCAGCTTACTACGGTAAAAATTGATAAGAATACTGCTTATCAGAAAATAAGAGGATTCGGAGGATTTGTCTGCAGTCCCCAGTTTGCGTATAACCATATGTCTACATCAGAGATTCAGACCCTTTGGGGGGCTTCCAGTGAAGGCGGGTATAATATTATGAGATTGTATATTCCCGAAAACAGCAGCAACTGGAGTTCCGTACTGGCTACAGCGCAACTCGCCAAATCTATGGGGCTTACCATTTTTGCTTCGCCTTGGACCATGCCCGCAGCTTGGAAAACCAATAACCATGTGAATGCAGTGTATACTGATGCGAACGGAGTACAGCAGATCGGATATTTAAAGCAGGAAAACTATCAGGATTATGCGCTTTATCTTAACAGCTTTGTTACCTATCTCCAGAACAATGGAGTAGATCTTGATTATATCTCCATTCAAAATGAACCGGATGAAATGGCACAGTATCAGGGATGTATCTGGACTCCTGCGCAAATTACCACCTTCATCAAAAATTACGGACAGCTTATCAATTGTAAAGTGATTGCCCCAGAAAGTGTAGGATTTACGGATAATTTTGCCAGTGCTTTGCTGGATCCTGCGGCAATGGCCAATTTTGAAGTTTATGGGGGGCATCAATACGGGCTTATGCAGTCTGCCTACAAACAATTCCAGAATTACAACAAAGAAATCTGGCAGACAGAGTATTTGATCAACTGGAACTCTTCATCCACCCAGCCGGCACGAGATTTCAGCTGGAATACAGATGCTTTTACTTTTGCCAGCAGTGTCAACAATGCATTACTGGGAAATATCAATGCCTGGATTCATTACTCTGCCAAAAGGTATTACGGGTTAATGGGTGACGGAACTTATGGAACCACCGCAGGCCTAATGACCAAAAGAGGCTATATCCTTTCCCATTATGCCAAGTACACAACAGGAAAGACGAGAATAGAAGCCAAATGGGATGACAAAACCGGAGTATTGCAAGGCTCTTCCTATATTTCCCAGGATGGAAATCAGGTTGTTCTTATGGTGATTAATCCTTCTCAGAATACTTATAGTCTGAAGGTTGATCTTCCTTTTTACACGACTTCAGGAACAAAAGTACTGACCAATACGCAATCCAATATGGTCAGCACACCTATCACTATGAGTACGGCAACATTTCGGCCTACTGCTGATATCAGCCCTTTCAGTGTTATGACTTTTGTTTTTAATAAAAGTGGCGACAGGCCTGCTTCTCTCATGACAGGCGGTGATATCCATTATAATAAAATTGAAACACAAACTGCTACCAGTACAGCTTTTGGGACAGGATTCAATATCAGCAATACAACGGTGACGTTCTCTAATCCAAGCCCTCTTATCAGTAATAATATGACTGCGGCTAACGGATATCTTCAGCTTAATGACCGGTACAATAAACTGATCCTGCATGTAAACAGCTATACAACAGCGGGACAAAGCTATTCAGACAATACGACTTTATATTACATCAACAGTCAGGGCGTAACGAAATCATATAATTACGGCAAGATTAATTTTCCGCAGGGAGGAAACTTCGATATCACCTTAGATATTTCAAGACAGGTGCTTACAGACGGATGCAAAGGAATTTTAGGACTGAGAAATTCCAATTACAGCTCTGTGCTTACGCTTAATCTGGGTGATGTTTATTTCAATGTAGGTAATGAAATTGCTTCAAAATTCGGAAGTACCTATTCCGCAAGCGACAGCTATCTGATGGATGCACTGGAAAATGGCTACTACACTTCTGTAGACTTCAGAAATGCTGCGGGAGTTACTTCCTCCAATAACTGGCAGCCTATGAGCGCTAATTCTAACAGCATTTATTATGTGAATTCAAACGTAAGTTCATCTGCCAATAATGTGATCTCAGGGACAGCTTGTTCAAATCTTGTTCTTTCCGGTCAGGGTATGGATTTTCAGGTGCCATTTAACTTTACAGCCAATACAGCCTCTTACAGCCGTACTTTTAATGGTTACGATGTGCTGATCCTGCCATTCCAGGCTAATATACCGTCCGGGGTTACTGCTTATCTGATGTCTCCGAATGTCAGTAATATCAGTTGTACCGCAATTTCAAATGGAATCATTCCAGCAAACACTCCGGTAATCATCAATGCGACAGGAAATATTACTTTCAACGGTACAGGAAACGTTTCCACACCCAAAGCAATCACGGTCAATCAGATGAACGGAGTTTACCAGAGCATCAAAGTTCCGGCGAATGCTTATGTGCTGAAAACTGAAAACGGAGTAACAGGCTTCTATAAAGTAACAGCCGGAAGTGAGCCTGTAATAGGATCTTTCAAAGCATATCTTACAGAAGAAAATGCCTATTCTGCCAACGTTCTTCCTTTAAATTTTGGATCATTAGGCGTCAGAAATATTCTTGCTGAATCCAAAAGACAAGAAGTGAAAATATATCCTAATCTGGTAAAAGTAGATCTTTTCATTGATTCTGATCTCTCAGAAGCTACGGCAACCATTTTTGACGGAAGAGGTGGTGTCATCAGAGCCGGAGTAAAAATAAATTCAGGGAAAAACCAAATTAATGTGGGAGATTTCCCCGCGGGTATTTACTTTATTGAGGTTGCTCAAAAAAATAATACAGTCGTAAAACAAAAATTAATCAAAGAATAA
- a CDS encoding glycosyl hydrolase 115 family protein produces the protein MNFTKNISLFLTLLFIFFVKATEPFISFAKTENSMVLKERNSGLTLFSDSDSDKGILRAVANLQSDFQKVTGFQPNLVSQNSGVNGMIIIIGEASKSKTIDNLIRQKKLDGKALTGKREKYIIQNISNPFPGVSEAIVIAGSDKRGTIYGIYEMSQQIGVSPWYYWADVPVEKKDNIYFKKGIYTYGEPAVEYRGIFLNDEEPSLGGWARATFGGVNSKFYEKVFELILRLKGNYIWPAMWGKAFYDDDPLSGPLANEMGIVMGTSHHEPMALAQTDWHRYIKKNNLPNVWDYAKNAEVLQKFWRSGMERSKNWEKLVTVGMRGDGDEAMGEGTNISLLEKIVKDQRKIIADVTGKKAEKTPQVWALYKEVQDYYDKGMRVPDDVILLFCDDNWGNVRKLPDLSKPLHKGGYGIYYHFDYVGGPRNSKWINISPIQRVWEQMNLSYEHKVDKLWVVNVGDLKPMEFPISFFLEMAWNPKQFNAKNLFEYTEKWTAQQFGEKHAGEIARMINLYSKYNRRVTPETLDSKTYSLENYHEFETVLNDYRALAVEALRLKEQIPADYQDAYYQLVLYPIDACSNLYEMYYAVAKNRELAAKKDPEANFYADKVKACFERNAYLDNQYNNVIAGGKWKHMMDQMRIGYKSWADGKENIMPEVTYISEAEVPKEKIFQEKNGYVSIEAENFARMSNSDRIHWEVIPDFGITKSGVTTFPQNAYPKADENIWLEYDINFESKGEFEVQLLLAPTLNFNHNKGLRYEISFDNETPQIVNFNGYYKGELGRWQSEHIIKSITKHSVQQAGKHMLRFRVLEPGIVLEKILINTGGLKPSYLGAPESEMLR, from the coding sequence ATGAATTTTACAAAAAACATTTCGCTGTTTCTTACGTTGTTGTTTATATTTTTTGTAAAAGCAACCGAACCATTTATTTCTTTTGCTAAGACAGAAAATTCGATGGTATTGAAAGAACGCAATTCAGGTTTGACACTGTTTTCAGACAGCGATTCGGATAAAGGAATTCTGCGTGCCGTTGCGAATCTTCAATCTGATTTTCAAAAAGTAACTGGTTTTCAGCCTAATCTGGTTTCCCAAAACTCTGGTGTGAACGGAATGATCATCATTATTGGTGAAGCAAGTAAAAGCAAGACCATTGATAATTTAATTCGTCAAAAAAAGCTGGATGGAAAAGCATTAACAGGGAAAAGAGAAAAATATATCATTCAGAATATCAGCAATCCTTTTCCGGGCGTTTCTGAAGCCATCGTGATTGCAGGAAGTGATAAAAGGGGAACCATTTATGGAATCTATGAAATGTCTCAGCAGATAGGTGTTTCACCATGGTATTATTGGGCAGATGTTCCGGTTGAGAAAAAAGATAATATATACTTTAAAAAAGGAATATATACTTATGGTGAGCCTGCTGTAGAGTATCGCGGTATTTTCCTTAATGATGAAGAACCTTCACTGGGAGGCTGGGCAAGAGCAACTTTTGGCGGAGTTAATTCTAAATTTTACGAAAAAGTTTTTGAACTGATTCTACGTCTTAAAGGAAATTATATCTGGCCGGCAATGTGGGGAAAAGCATTCTATGACGACGATCCTCTGAGTGGCCCTTTAGCAAATGAAATGGGTATTGTCATGGGAACTTCCCACCATGAACCTATGGCTTTGGCACAAACCGACTGGCACAGGTATATCAAAAAAAATAACCTCCCGAATGTCTGGGATTATGCTAAAAATGCAGAAGTTTTACAGAAATTCTGGAGATCCGGAATGGAGAGAAGCAAAAACTGGGAAAAACTCGTAACAGTAGGAATGCGCGGTGATGGTGATGAAGCGATGGGAGAGGGAACCAATATTTCCCTGCTGGAGAAAATTGTAAAAGACCAGCGTAAAATCATCGCTGATGTTACCGGAAAGAAAGCAGAGAAAACACCTCAGGTTTGGGCATTGTATAAAGAAGTTCAGGACTATTATGATAAAGGAATGAGGGTTCCGGATGATGTGATCCTGCTGTTCTGTGATGATAACTGGGGAAATGTAAGAAAGCTCCCTGATCTTTCAAAACCTTTGCATAAAGGAGGCTATGGAATCTATTACCATTTTGATTATGTAGGCGGCCCGAGAAATTCCAAATGGATCAACATAAGCCCGATCCAAAGAGTCTGGGAACAGATGAATCTTTCCTATGAACATAAAGTAGATAAGCTCTGGGTCGTGAATGTAGGAGATTTAAAACCGATGGAGTTTCCGATCAGTTTTTTCCTGGAAATGGCCTGGAATCCAAAGCAGTTTAATGCTAAAAATCTTTTTGAATATACTGAGAAATGGACCGCTCAGCAGTTTGGTGAAAAACATGCCGGGGAAATTGCCCGGATGATTAACCTATATTCCAAATACAACAGAAGAGTAACGCCTGAAACCCTTGACAGCAAAACGTACAGCCTTGAAAATTATCATGAATTTGAAACGGTTTTAAATGATTACAGAGCATTGGCCGTAGAAGCTTTACGGTTAAAAGAACAGATTCCTGCCGATTATCAGGATGCGTATTATCAGTTGGTTCTGTATCCGATTGATGCATGCAGTAATTTATACGAAATGTACTATGCGGTGGCAAAAAACAGGGAACTGGCAGCAAAAAAAGATCCTGAAGCCAATTTCTACGCAGATAAAGTGAAGGCATGTTTTGAAAGAAACGCTTATCTGGATAATCAATACAATAATGTGATTGCCGGCGGGAAATGGAAGCATATGATGGATCAGATGAGGATAGGATATAAAAGCTGGGCAGACGGAAAAGAAAATATAATGCCTGAAGTCACCTATATTTCTGAAGCTGAGGTTCCCAAAGAAAAAATATTTCAGGAGAAAAACGGCTATGTTTCCATTGAAGCAGAAAATTTTGCAAGAATGAGCAATTCTGACCGAATCCATTGGGAAGTGATTCCTGATTTTGGAATAACAAAGTCGGGAGTGACAACGTTTCCGCAGAATGCCTATCCAAAAGCCGATGAAAATATCTGGCTGGAATATGATATCAATTTTGAATCAAAAGGGGAGTTTGAAGTCCAGTTATTATTAGCTCCGACTTTAAATTTTAATCATAATAAAGGATTGCGTTACGAAATTTCTTTTGACAACGAAACTCCGCAAATTGTCAACTTCAATGGCTATTACAAAGGAGAATTGGGAAGATGGCAGTCCGAACATATTATTAAATCTATTACAAAGCATTCGGTTCAGCAGGCTGGAAAGCACATGTTACGTTTCAGAGTGCTGGAACCCGGCATTGTCCTTGAAAAGATACTGATCAACACCGGAGGATTAAAACCCTCTTACCTGGGCGCTCCCGAAAGCGAAATGCTTCGCTGA
- a CDS encoding SGNH/GDSL hydrolase family protein has translation MRFKNLYIFIISGFLVSCSSSQSLEKQSSKDQWLTTWATAPQLVEPKNLPPEPGLSGNTLRQIVRVSVGGKKLRLRFSNKYSMDSLEVKAVSIAVPSDSSNVDAATIRSLTFEKKNSFKIAPGSDIYSDEVNFNLKANSLLAITISYAKVTQSVTGHPGSRTTSFIVKGVQASAAIFKNPVKTDHWYSLFNIDVKTGEPSYAVSIMGNSITDGRGSGTNKQNRWPDIFSQRLLANPSTRNVSVLNFGIGGNCVVRGGLGPTALDRFDYNILNQQGVKWLIILEGVNDLGGTRDANDASKRIEELIAAYQVMINKAHANGIKVYGATILPFGKSFYDKPFRIEAWKKVNDWIRNSGKFDAVIDFAKQMQSENPEVILNDMHDHDFLHPNESGYRRMGEFVDLNLFKN, from the coding sequence ATGCGCTTCAAAAACTTATATATCTTTATCATTTCGGGATTTTTGGTTTCCTGCTCTTCCTCACAGAGTCTGGAAAAACAGTCTTCCAAAGACCAGTGGCTCACTACCTGGGCAACGGCTCCCCAACTGGTGGAACCCAAGAATCTTCCGCCGGAACCGGGACTTTCAGGAAATACCTTGCGTCAGATTGTGCGTGTATCTGTGGGTGGGAAAAAACTGCGGTTACGTTTCTCCAACAAATATTCCATGGATAGCCTGGAGGTAAAAGCGGTTTCCATTGCTGTGCCGTCCGATAGCAGCAATGTGGATGCAGCTACCATCAGATCATTAACGTTTGAGAAGAAAAACAGTTTTAAAATTGCTCCCGGATCTGATATTTATTCTGATGAAGTGAACTTTAACCTGAAGGCTAATTCGCTGCTGGCCATTACGATTTCCTATGCAAAAGTAACCCAATCTGTCACCGGGCATCCGGGTTCACGAACAACCTCTTTTATTGTTAAAGGTGTGCAAGCGAGTGCTGCTATATTTAAAAATCCTGTAAAAACAGATCATTGGTATTCGCTTTTTAACATCGATGTAAAGACAGGTGAACCCTCGTATGCGGTCTCTATTATGGGAAATTCCATTACCGACGGAAGAGGATCGGGAACCAATAAACAGAATCGCTGGCCGGATATTTTTTCGCAGCGGTTACTGGCGAATCCTTCAACCAGGAATGTAAGTGTCCTTAATTTCGGGATTGGTGGGAATTGTGTGGTGCGTGGCGGTTTGGGTCCTACAGCATTAGACCGTTTCGATTATAACATCCTCAATCAGCAGGGCGTAAAATGGCTGATCATTCTGGAAGGAGTGAATGATCTGGGAGGAACAAGAGATGCTAATGATGCCTCCAAAAGAATAGAAGAACTGATTGCCGCTTACCAGGTGATGATCAATAAGGCACATGCTAACGGAATCAAAGTGTACGGAGCAACGATTCTTCCTTTCGGAAAGTCATTCTACGACAAACCTTTCCGTATCGAGGCATGGAAAAAAGTAAACGACTGGATCAGGAACAGCGGGAAGTTTGATGCCGTCATCGATTTTGCAAAACAAATGCAAAGTGAAAATCCGGAAGTCATCTTAAATGATATGCACGATCATGATTTCCTTCACCCCAATGAATCGGGCTACAGGAGAATGGGAGAATTTGTGGATCTGAACTTATTTAAAAATTAA
- a CDS encoding glycoside hydrolase family 97 protein encodes MRKKVLYIVFSLFLISKGFAQVAEISSPDGYLKLQVFSEEGKASYNVILQGKAMLEKSPLGLVTNESDFSKNLKFLDSKKDIISKKYTNEKIKKSEIDYKANTLLVNFSNADQHQIGIEFQVSNNNIAFRYNILPMKERLSVVVQSETTGYRFPSQTTTFLSPMMKPMTGFARTAPSYESGYKADAELGMPSDYGYVFPGLFHIGNEGWVLLSETGVNSSYCASHLETTAEKSLYKVAYPNIAENNGFGSTGAAVSLPGKTPWRTITVGSSLKPIVETTIPFDVVDPMYEPSQEYQFGKSTWSWILWQDNSMNYDDQVKFIDLAAALKYQFILMDALWDKNIGKDRMKELIQYAKSKNVGVLLWYNSNGAANDAPMGPRNKMSSSIERKKEMKWLKEAGVKGLKVDFFGGDKQETMRLYEDILSDANDFGLTIIFHGATLPRGWEVMYPNYAGSEAVLASEMLYFSEDVRKQEAFFATLHPFIRNTVGSMEFGGTFLNKYLTKSNKDKNKRHTTDGFQLATAVLFQNPVQMFGIMPNNLTDAPEFQLSFMKEVPTLWDETVFIDGYPGKYAVLARRHADRWYVAGVNAEKQSQKLKIKLPMFAGKNLQLINDDAKGNTSEKEVKVNAKGDFTIEIQPNGGFVIRN; translated from the coding sequence ATGAGAAAAAAAGTTTTATATATCGTATTCAGCCTGTTTCTGATCAGCAAAGGTTTTGCACAGGTAGCAGAAATTTCAAGTCCGGACGGGTATCTGAAGCTTCAGGTTTTTTCAGAAGAGGGAAAAGCATCGTATAATGTTATCCTTCAGGGAAAAGCAATGCTTGAAAAATCTCCGCTGGGCCTGGTAACCAACGAGTCCGACTTTTCAAAGAATCTGAAATTTTTGGACAGCAAAAAAGATATCATTTCTAAGAAATATACGAACGAAAAAATCAAAAAATCTGAGATTGATTATAAGGCCAATACTTTATTGGTTAACTTCAGCAATGCAGACCAACACCAGATAGGCATTGAATTTCAGGTGAGCAATAACAATATTGCTTTCCGGTACAATATTCTACCGATGAAAGAACGGCTGAGTGTTGTGGTACAGTCAGAAACCACAGGGTACAGATTTCCGTCACAGACCACTACTTTTCTTTCACCTATGATGAAGCCGATGACGGGATTTGCCCGTACAGCGCCAAGTTATGAAAGTGGTTATAAAGCTGATGCTGAGCTGGGAATGCCATCTGATTACGGATACGTTTTCCCGGGTCTTTTCCATATCGGAAATGAAGGCTGGGTATTACTTTCCGAGACTGGAGTGAACAGTTCGTATTGTGCTTCACACCTTGAAACCACAGCAGAAAAAAGCCTTTACAAAGTCGCTTATCCGAACATTGCTGAAAATAACGGCTTCGGAAGTACCGGAGCTGCTGTTTCTCTTCCCGGAAAAACACCGTGGAGAACAATTACAGTAGGCAGCTCCCTGAAACCCATCGTAGAAACTACCATTCCTTTTGATGTGGTAGATCCGATGTATGAGCCGTCACAGGAGTATCAGTTCGGAAAATCTACCTGGAGCTGGATTCTGTGGCAGGATAACAGTATGAATTATGATGATCAGGTGAAATTTATAGACCTTGCTGCTGCACTGAAATATCAGTTTATTCTTATGGATGCGCTTTGGGATAAAAACATAGGAAAAGACCGCATGAAAGAGCTTATTCAATATGCAAAATCTAAAAATGTCGGGGTATTACTCTGGTATAATTCCAACGGTGCTGCGAATGATGCACCCATGGGACCTAGAAATAAAATGAGCTCATCCATTGAACGGAAAAAGGAAATGAAATGGCTGAAAGAAGCAGGCGTAAAAGGACTGAAAGTGGATTTCTTCGGAGGAGACAAACAGGAAACCATGCGTCTGTACGAAGATATTCTTTCCGACGCCAATGATTTTGGATTAACCATTATTTTCCATGGAGCTACTTTACCGAGAGGCTGGGAAGTAATGTACCCGAATTATGCAGGAAGTGAGGCCGTTCTTGCCTCAGAAATGCTCTATTTCTCAGAAGATGTACGGAAACAGGAAGCTTTTTTTGCCACACTTCATCCTTTCATCAGAAATACAGTGGGAAGTATGGAGTTTGGCGGAACTTTCCTCAACAAATATTTAACGAAATCCAACAAGGATAAAAATAAAAGACATACTACGGACGGCTTTCAACTTGCTACAGCAGTCCTGTTTCAGAATCCCGTTCAGATGTTTGGCATCATGCCGAATAACCTGACCGATGCTCCGGAATTTCAGCTCAGCTTCATGAAAGAAGTTCCGACACTTTGGGATGAAACAGTTTTCATAGACGGCTATCCCGGGAAATATGCTGTACTTGCGAGAAGACATGCGGATCGATGGTATGTGGCAGGGGTAAATGCCGAAAAGCAATCCCAAAAACTGAAAATAAAACTTCCGATGTTCGCCGGGAAAAACTTGCAACTTATCAATGATGATGCAAAAGGAAATACATCAGAGAAAGAAGTGAAAGTAAATGCAAAAGGCGACTTTACAATTGAAATTCAGCCGAACGGAGGATTTGTAATAAGAAATTAG